A region from the Bombyx mori chromosome 15, ASM3026992v2 genome encodes:
- the LOC110385657 gene encoding chymotrypsin-2, producing MLVQLLLAAQVLVPAYSANTSRYAFYRDIGVGVEGSRRVFGGAVAGVGEGGTACALLDRFWVARCSGAVLALRWVLTAAHCVSPRLSYVKYNTRRHPTTDGDVAPVHYLYMHPGYKVVQEDEGHGVDVTVLHHDVGLVRTRSDMLLVAAPSRDPLVAMKLYDPEEITGEEVQVFGYGRTERSVLGEELFCVRLVMSRCARGSWVHCVCGAARDLRGVCSGDSGGPVHYKGVQIGVTSMGPVECGGGGGAARGATSVFTALRRYADLINDTIHDTDSALRMRVISRASLHCLRDHVMLSALTLLTLGVLS from the exons ATGCTCGTGCAGTTGTTGTTGGCGGCTCAGGTGTTGGTGCCGGCGTACTCCGCGAACACCAGTCGTTACGCATTCTACCGCGACATCGGGGTAGGGGTAGAGGGGTCGCGGCGTGTGTTCGGAGGTGCAGTCGCGGGGGTCGGGGAGGGTGGCACTGCGTGTGCTTTACTAGACAGGTTCTGGGTGGCGCGATGCTCCGGGGCCGTGCTGGCGCTACGCTGGGTGCTCACTGCCGCTCACTGCGTCTCGCCGCGCCTCTCTTACGTCAAGTACAACACGCGAAGACACCCGACCACCGACGGAGATGTCGCGCCCGTTCACTATCTGTACATGCATCCAGG TTACAAGGTGGTGCAGGAGGACGAGGGTCACGGCGTGGACGTGACGGTGCTGCACCACGACGTGGGTCTAGTGCGCACGCGCTCCGACATGCTACTGGTGGCGGCGCCTTCCCGCGATCCGCTCGTCGCCATGAAACTGTACGACCCAGAGGAGATTACCGGTGAAGAAGTGCAA GTGTTCGGGTACGGCCGCACGGAGCGGTCCGTGCTGGGTGAGGAGTTGTTTTGCGTGCGGCTAGTGATGTCCAGGTGTGCTCGTGGCTCGTGGGTCCACTGCGTGTGCGGCGCCGCAAGGGATCTACGCGGGGTCTGCTCGGGGGATTCCGGAGGACCGGTCCACTATAAAGGGGTTCAG ATCGGCGTGACGTCGATGGGTCCGGTGGAGTGCGGGGGCGGCGGCggggcggcgcggggggcgaCCAGCGTGTTCACGGCGCTGCGTCGGTACGCGGACCTCATCAACGACACCATACACGACACGGACTCGGCGCTGCGCATGCGCGTCATATCGCGCGCCTCGCTGCACTGTCTCCGCGACCACGTCATGCTGAGCGCTCTCACACTGCTCACACTAGGAGTGTTGTCGTGA
- the FaR gene encoding FMRFamide receptor (The RefSeq protein has 2 substitutions compared to this genomic sequence) — MNGTEGEGCDSDVGVQPADKLFRFVVHGVLLNAIGAAGLLGNALSVVVLSRPQMRSSINCLLVGLAACDTVLILTSVLLFGLTAVYPYTGRLRYYYYHVCPHITPYAYPIANAAQTMSVYLTLIVTVERWVAVCHPFRAKSLCTSSRARWYVLGTAAFALAYNAPKFLEAEVVTRSVDGEPVYCVTADLHFRTETYIVVYIHSLYMIVMYIVPFSALAALNACIVRQVRRAQAERARLSRVQRRELGLATMLLVVVLVFFLCNLLPLVTNSFEVFLGDQLENLDPLVKTSNLLVTINSSVNFVIYVIFGEKFKRVFLKMFCAGGWRRRTRDSPEQTRDDSFASCGERVSLRLVRNGTLRRSEPRAPPRGRSRRAPSPSVYYPAPLTDVTSALSVSEPPPAAMRWNGHTRSHF; from the coding sequence ATGAACGGCACCGAGGGGGAGGGGTGCGACTCCGACGTGGGCGTGCAGCCCGCCGACAAGCTGTTCCGCTTCGTGGTGCACGGCGTGCTGCTCAACGCGATCGGCGCTGCCGGCCTACTCGGCAACGCGCTGTCCGTCGTCGTGCTCTCGCGGCCACAGATGCGCTCCTCCATCAACTGTCTGCTGGTGGGGCTCGCCGCCTGCGACACCGTGCTCATCCTCACCTCCGTGCTGCTCTTTGGCCTCACCGCCGTTTACCCGTACACGGGCCGCCTgcgctactactactaccacgTCTGCCCCCACATCACGCCCTACGCCTACCCCATAGCCAACGCGGCGCAAACCATGTCCGTCTATCTAACGCTGATCGTGACGGTCGAGCGGTGGGTCGCCGTCTGCCATCCGTTCCGCGCCAAGTCGCTGTGCACGTCTTCGCGGGCCCGCTGGTACGTGCTGGGCACGGCCGCCTTCGCGCTCGCCTACAACGCTCCCAAGTTCCTCGAGGCGGAGGTGGTGACGCGCAGCGTGGACGGCGAGCCAGTGTACTGCGTGACGGCTGACCTGCACTTCCGCACCGAGACCTACATCGTGGTGTACATCCACTCCCTGTACATGATCGTGATGTACATCGTGCCGTTCTCTGCGCTGGCGGCGCTGAACGCGTGCATCGTGCGGCAGGTGCGGCGGGCGCAGGCCGAGCGGGCGCGCCTGTCGCGGGTGCAGCGCCGCGAGCTGGGCCTCGCCACCATGCTGCTCGTGGTCGTGCTCGTATTCTTCCTGTGCAACCTGCTGCCGCTCGTCACCAACTCGTTCGAAGTCTTCCTCGGGGACCAGCTAGAAAACTTAGATCCTCTCGTAAAGACGAGCAATCTTCTGGTGACAATCAACAGTAGCGTAAACTTTGTGATTTATGTGATATTTGGGGAGAAATTCAAGCGCGTGTTCCTGAAGATGTTCTGCGCGGGCGGATGGCGGCGGCGGACGCGCGACTCGCCGGAGCAGACGCGCGACGACTCGTTCGCGTCTTGCGGCGAGCGCGTGTCGCTGCGTCTAGTGCGGAACGGCACGCTGCGTCGCTCGGAGCTGCGCGCGCCCCCCCGGGGCCGCAGCCGCCGCGCCCCCTCCCCCTCCGTGTACTACCCCACCCCCCTCACTGACGTCACCAGCGCGCTCTCCGTCTCTGAGCCGCCGCCTGCCGCCATGCGATGGAACGGACACACGCGGTCGCACTTCTAA
- the FaR gene encoding FMRFamide receptor isoform X1, whose product MNGTEGEGCDSDVGVQPADKLFRFVVHGVLLNAIGAAGLLGNALSVVVLSRPQMRSSINCLLVGLAACDTVLILTSVLLFGLTAVYPYTGRLRYYYYHVCPHITPYAYPIANAAQTMSVYLTLIVTVERWVAVCHPFRAKSLCTSSRARWYVLGTAAFALAYNAPKFLEAEVVTRSVDGEPVYCVTADLHFRTETYIVVYIHSLYMIVMYIVPFSALAALNACIVRQVRRAQAERARLSRVQRRELGLATMLLVVVLVFFLCNLLPLVTNSFEVFLGDQLENLDPLVKTSNLLVTINSSVNFVIYVIFGEKFKRVFLKMFCAGGWRRRTRDSPEQTRDDSFASCGERVSLRLVRNGTLRRSELRAPPRGRSRRAPSPSVYYPTPLTDVTSALSVSEPPPAAMRWNGHTRSHF is encoded by the coding sequence ATGAACGGCACCGAGGGGGAGGGGTGCGACTCCGACGTGGGCGTGCAGCCCGCCGACAAGCTGTTCCGCTTCGTGGTGCACGGCGTGCTGCTCAACGCGATCGGCGCTGCCGGCCTACTCGGCAACGCGCTGTCCGTCGTCGTGCTCTCGCGGCCACAGATGCGCTCCTCCATCAACTGTCTGCTGGTGGGGCTCGCCGCCTGCGACACCGTGCTCATCCTCACCTCCGTGCTGCTCTTTGGCCTCACCGCCGTTTACCCGTACACGGGCCGCCTgcgctactactactaccacgTCTGCCCCCACATCACGCCCTACGCCTACCCCATAGCCAACGCGGCGCAAACCATGTCCGTCTATCTAACGCTGATCGTGACGGTCGAGCGGTGGGTCGCCGTCTGCCATCCGTTCCGCGCCAAGTCGCTGTGCACGTCTTCGCGGGCCCGCTGGTACGTGCTGGGCACGGCCGCCTTCGCGCTCGCCTACAACGCTCCCAAGTTCCTCGAGGCGGAGGTGGTGACGCGCAGCGTGGACGGCGAGCCAGTGTACTGCGTGACGGCTGACCTGCACTTCCGCACCGAGACCTACATCGTGGTGTACATCCACTCCCTGTACATGATCGTGATGTACATCGTGCCGTTCTCTGCGCTGGCGGCGCTGAACGCGTGCATCGTGCGGCAGGTGCGGCGGGCGCAGGCCGAGCGGGCGCGCCTGTCGCGGGTGCAGCGCCGCGAGCTGGGCCTCGCCACCATGCTGCTCGTGGTCGTGCTCGTATTCTTCCTGTGCAACCTGCTGCCGCTCGTCACCAACTCGTTCGAAGTCTTCCTCGGGGACCAGCTAGAAAACTTAGATCCTCTCGTAAAGACGAGCAATCTTCTGGTGACAATCAACAGTAGCGTAAACTTTGTGATTTATGTGATATTTGGGGAGAAATTCAAGCGCGTGTTCCTGAAGATGTTCTGCGCGGGCGGATGGCGGCGGCGGACGCGCGACTCGCCGGAGCAGACGCGCGACGACTCGTTCGCGTCTTGCGGCGAGCGCGTGTCGCTGCGTCTAGTGCGGAACGGCACGCTGCGTCGCTCGGAGCTGCGCGCGCCCCCCCGGGGCCGCAGCCGCCGCGCCCCCTCCCCCTCCGTGTACTACCCCACCCCCCTCACTGACGTCACCAGCGCGCTCTCCGTCTCTGAGCCGCCGCCTGCCGCCATGCGATGGAACGGACACACGCGGTCGCACTTCTAA